In one Carassius carassius chromosome 14, fCarCar2.1, whole genome shotgun sequence genomic region, the following are encoded:
- the lrit2 gene encoding leucine-rich repeat, immunoglobulin-like domain and transmembrane domain-containing protein 2: MSRHGADVCLKETMDASIIFRLIVFFLLLSAISSECFPGCSCGTDRYGRSLTCMEAPLSGIPKDIPGDLTKIRIEKSLLSELPKAAFSHIKLLKHLWLNFNDIAIINIKSLEGLGNLTELRLQGNKLRSVPWTAFEETPNLKILDLKHNRIDALPEHALKFLPGLTYLDLSSNQLSVISKDVFLNWPLYHTENKHERPIASNVVLALHDNPWLCDCRLGGFIEFIKSLSPPFILMNSYLTCSNPEFKAGKFFHEVDLKTCVKPEVSSPDTNITAPLGRNITLTCFATARPEPAVRWIYGLKILRGFREIQSRVDEDTIKSQLIIPSLHPADRGLYTCTANNFIGNSSISVLLDVKSPEGSVSHSSGFPAAIAEENVYIDIRIAKQTVYGITIEWHAVTDNPAETWFTIHFGRYDTPKKEQIYIGPGINTYSVTDLLPATKYEICVTLKNQAPRNGQCIVFVTGSDFNEMEQREKLIHIIIIVLAMVLAVPAGMYACTTDAKFNCFERCTEMWRNRRQSERSHTSDERQGTFDSLQAASDEGLCKESSKERKARRRSAEKIQKLKNERRPTAELY; encoded by the exons ATGAGCAGACACGGAGCAGATGTATGTTTAAAGGAGACTATGGATGCCTCAATTATATTTCGTttgattgttttctttcttttattaagtGCTATCAGCTCAGAGTGTTTTCCAGGATGCTCCTGTGGGACTGACCGTTATGGGAG GTCACTCACGTGTATGGAAGCGCCATTATCCGGCATTCCTAAGGATATACCGGGAGATTTAACTAAAATCCGAATAGAGAAATCACTGCTAAGTGAGCTACCAAAGGCAGCGTTTTCCCATATTAAGTTGCTAAAGCATCTCTGGCTGAACTTCAATGACATCGCCATCATAAATATCAAAAGTCTGGAAGGTTTGGGCAACTTGACGGAGCTCCGGTTGCAGGGTAACAAACTGCGTTCAGTACCATGGACAGCGTTTGAGGAAACCCCCAACCTCAAGATCCTGGACCTGAAGCACAACCGCATCGACGCCCTCCCGGAGCACGCGCTAAAGTTTCTACCAGGCCTGACCTACTTAGATCTGTCCTCCAATCAACTCTCAGTCATTTCTAAAGACGTCTTCCTGAACTGGCCTCTCTATCACACAGAAAACAAGCACGAGCGACCTATAGCGTCCAACGTTGTTCTGGCGCTTCACGACAACCCGTGGCTATGCGACTGTCGCCTGGGAGGCTTCATTGAGTTCATCAAATCTCTGAGTCCACCATTCATTCTAATGAACTCATATTTGACATGCTCTAACCCCGAATTCAAGGCAGGGAAATTTTTCCATGAGGTCGATCTAAAGACGTGTGTGAAGCCTGAGGTCAGTTCCCCAGACACCAACATCACCGCGCCATTAGGACGGAACATCACGCTAACATGCTTTGCCACGGCCAGACCTGAACCTGCTGTTCGGTGGATATATGGTCTTAAGATACTAAGAGGATTTCGTG AGATTCAGAGCCGTGTGGATGAGGACACCATCAAGTCTCAGCTGATCATTCCTTCGCTCCATCCGGCCGATCGAGGGCTTTACACCTGCACAGCCAACAACTTCATTGGCAATTCCTCCATCAGTGTTTTACTGGATGTGAAGTCTCCGGAAGGCTCAGTGTCTCATTCCTCAGGCTTTCCTGCTGCCATCGCTGAGGAAAATGTTTACATTGATATCCGTATTGCCAAGCAGACAGTCTATGGCATCACAATCGAGTGGCATGCAGTGACAGACAATCCAGCTGAAACCTGGTTCACCATCCATTTTGGCCGATATGACACACCAAAGAAGGAGCAGATATATATTGGGCCAGGTATCAACACATACTCTGTCACAGACCTGCTACCAGCCACTAAATATGAAATCTGTGTTACTCTGAAAAACCAGGCTCCTCGGAATGGCCAGTGCATTGTATTTGTGACAGGCAGTGATTTCAATGAAATGGAACAGAGAGAGAAGCTCATTCATATTATCATCATTGTACTTGCCATGGTGCTGGCTGTGCCCGCGGGAATGTACGCCTGCACCACCGATGCCAAGTTCAACTGCTTTGAGCGTTGCACGGAGATGTGGAGAAACAGGAGACAATCTGAACGCTCTCACACATCTGACGAGAGACAGGGCACATTTGACAGTCTCCAAGCTGCCAGTGATGAGGGCCTCTGCAAGGAGTCCAGCAAAGAGCGGAAAGCCAGACGAAGGTCTGCTGAAAAGATACAGAAACTAAAGAATGAACGAAGACCAACAGCTGAGCTTTACTGA